Proteins from one Hemiscyllium ocellatum isolate sHemOce1 chromosome 8, sHemOce1.pat.X.cur, whole genome shotgun sequence genomic window:
- the dio3a gene encoding iodothyronine deiodinase 3a, with the protein MKLLKELVAVFILLPRFLITAFMLWLLDILCIRKRLLSKSRQQSEGNADDPPLCVSDTNRMFTLDSLRAIWYGQKLDFFKSAQVGSPAPNPEVVQLRDESTVRLLDYSCGGRPLILNFGSCTUPPFMARLKSFQRLAAQYADTADFLLVYIEEAHPSDGWISTDAPYDIPKHRSLQDRLKAASLMDRENPGCLVVADTMDNSSNASYGAYFERLYVVQNQKVVYQGGRGPEGYKISELRVWLEQYTNQSHNPDTVLVEV; encoded by the coding sequence ATGAAGCTCCTGAAAGAGCTGGTGGCTGTGTTCATCCTGTTACCCCGCTTTCTCATCACCGCCTTCATGCTGTGGCTCCTCGATATCCTGTGCATCCGAAAGCGGCTGTTGTCTAAGAGTAGGCAACAGAGCGAAGGGAATGCCGATGATCCTCCCCTGTGTGTCTCGGACACAAACCGAATGTTCACCCTGGACTCCCTCAGAGCGATCTGGTACGGCCAGAAACTGGACTTTTTCAAATCCGCCCAGGTGGGCTCGCCGGCCCCCAACCCTGAGGTGGTGCAGCTCCGGGACGAGAGCACGGTCCGGCTGCTGGACTATAGCTGCGGCGGCAGACCACTCATTCTCAACTTTGGCAGCTGCACCTGACCCCCTTTCATGGCGCGCCTCAAATCCTTCCAGAGGCTCGCCGCCCAGTATGCTGACACTGCAGACTTCCTCCTGGTCTACATTGAGGAAGCCCACCCTTCCGACGGCTGGATCAGCACCGATGCCCCGTATGACATCCCAAAGCACCGCTCCCTGCAAGACCGCCTGAAGGCTGCCAGTCTGATGGACAGAGAGAACCCTGGCTGCCTTGTGGTGGCCGACACCATGGACAACTCTTCCAACGCTTCCTACGGCGCTTACTTTGAACGGCTGTATGTCGTGCAGAACCAGAAAGTCGTCTACCAAGGAGGGAGGGGGCCAGAAGGATACAAGATCTCCGAACTCCGAGTGTGGCTTGAGCAGTATACAAACCAGAGCCACAATCCCGACACTGTCCTGGTTGAAGTGTGA